TCTGTAAGTAGAAAAAATAATTGACAACTTATTATGAAGAGTGATTCAAAAAGACTTCATCTGTTAAGAGTTGTACCTCAAagactgggcctgattctctccttCTTGCTATCTTTAGAAGTCATTTGCAAAGCGTAAAGTGAATGTAAAACTCTAACGCAGTGgtctggtagcattttatactttGCAAAGGTGTAAATGACAACATAATGTGCAGGGCCGTGGAGAATTAGGCTTGCATTACATGGCTGCCTGCATTAGATCCTGTGTTTTGTTTCAGGACAATTTTAATGGCAAAATACAAAAGTCCACAGAATATCAAAAATGTGCCCATAATCTGTTGCAATATCTGATCAGCATTCTCCAGTCCACTTTGCAAGATGTTGTCAGGGTTAACTTGCAAAAAGCCAATGAAGagatttttgctttgcttttcagagggatgtgggagagggctcaaTCTGGTAGATTTCCATCCAACTGTGTGATGTTTTAGCCATGtgactccctttgactttaataggagtctAGGCTCAAATCTCATACAGTCCCATAAAAGTATCGCACAGCCATCACACAAGTCTGGTCAATAGCGCAATGGAAACAAGGCATCTGTGTCCTCCAGAACAAAAGCAGGCAGCTTCCCAGAGAATAGGCCAGAGAAGTTGGACCAAATGAAGGATGGCTGGGGCCTGCTCACTCAGAATAATACAGATTCAGGATCTGATAGCGCAGAACATCAATTCAGTTCAGAAAAACCTAGATCTGCTGTTCGAAGGGTGCAAAAATTGGCCCTTGCAGTTTGGAAGAGTCAGTACCTCATACTTACGTCAGTGTGTCATTCCGGAAAGGGTAGATATATACTCCATCACCGGTGTCACAAAGAGGCCCACTAATCAGTCCCAAGGATGAGATGACCATACAGTAtacccctcctgcagctcccagcacagccagcagcaCAGAGAGCAGCATCTGAAAGGGAGAAGGCCCTGAACATTGTCTGTATGGACACAGAGTATTATGGACACCTCAGACTGTGAATGGAAAGGGAATCCCTCTTTAGCTGTTTTGCACTTTGGGCAATAAAAAATAACAACCGTAATTTGGGGCCTGCTTCACCGCTGCAGGAATTTGAAGTTGTTGAATCTTTCCAACTCTGGTGCAGCTACCCTCTGGGCTGAAGAAAGGTGCAAATTGCATCCCACCTGCCTGCAGAGGTGGGTGAAGCCCAGActtttaggaacataggactggatgggtatgtctacactgcagctgggagcgtgctTCCAGCCCAAGTAGATAGACTTGCACGAGCTcgaatagcagtgtggctgttgCGGGATGGGCAATGGCTCAGGCTAGCACCAACGCCCAGACCAGGGGGCCAGGAGGGCTTGGACTCGGGGGCCTGGCCTGAGCTGCCGCCCGTGCTACTATTTCCAGcgtgctagctcaagcagagctagtgcgcgtctgtctacctgggctgggaggctcgctccccTGACTGTAAAGCGAGAAGAGTCCATCGTGACCATCTAGgccgacctcctgcacatcacaggccacagagcctcacccagcccctcctgtaatagacccagaacctctggctgagttactgaagtcctcgaatcatgatttaaagacctcaagttacagagaacccCCCATTTACACAAGTTGAAaccatcaagtgacccatccccctggctgcagaggaaggcgaaacctcCCTCGGGTCTCTCCtaatctgacctgagggaaaagtCCATCCTCACCCCAGATAcagtgatcagttagatcctgagcatgtcggcaagaccctccccactccctccgccagacacctgggaaataattctctgtagtaactcagagactCCCCATCGAGTGTCCCATCAtcggccattggagatatttgctgctagcagttgcagattggctacatgccattgcaggcaatcataccatcccctccataaatgtatgaagctcagttttgaagccagttagtttttttgccccccactgctccccttggaaggctatttcagaacataagaacctaagaacagccacagtgggtcagaccaaaggtccatctagcccagtaccctgtctttcgacagtggccaatgccaggtgctccagagggaaggaacagaacaggtaatcatcaagtgatccatctcctatcgcccattcccagctgctggcaaacttcactcctctgatagttagaaatcttcatctaatttcaagcctaaacttgttgatggccagtttatatccatttgttcttgtgtcaatgTACCCCTGATAGACCCTGGTCATTGGCAGGTGGGATCAACCTGGGACCTCTAAAGCAGGGATAGGGAACCTATGACAtgcgggctggatctggcccactgctTCATTTCATCTGGCCTGCTGCAAgtctccccctcctgcacccaaactcccttccagaccccccactcccacctgcaccccaaccccctgtcccaggttggaacccccccatccaaactccctcctggagcctgcaccccgaacttcctcctgcaccccaactccctgccccagccctgagcccgctcttgcactccaaaccccttggacccagcccagagccccctcctgaaccccaaacccctcatccccagccccaccccagagcccgcacccccagccagagccctcaccccaaccccccaccccagcccggagccccctcctccaccctgaacccctcatttctggtcccaccccagagcctaggggAAGCCCCGAGCCTCTGCACCCCCCCGCGGGACTGTGTGTAGCCCACAACTAACTTTTTCTGTGGGTCAAAGGcccctgatagaaaaaaggttccccacctctgctctaaagcTTAGTGCATGACCCTCTACTGGAGAGGTCTACAATCTGGGGGTGCACCCCCTAGGGGGGGTGCAGAGTAATGTTTCGGAGGGGTGAGGCTCGGGCTCggaccagcccccacaggggggcggggagggagcactGTCCAGCTCTGCTTCTGGCCCTGGCCTTGCACCCAGGGTCCCGCCTGCTGGCCCCGTGCCCGGGGATTGGCTCCCAGCCATGGCTACCGACCCTGCGCCCGGGGTCCTAGCTGCCCACCCTGTGCCTGGGGCTCTGTGCCCAGTTTCGGCTGCAGGCCTCGGCCTCTGGCGAAGGGTCAGCCAACCACCGAGGgtccactcccacccccagctgtggccccagcctcagcccccttactccTGCCTATGTCCCCACCCTCCCGGAGCCATGGCCCCGCTCCCACCTCCATGGCGGGGGGGTGAGGACAGGGATAAGAGGGGGCGCAAGGtaaaaagtttgaggaccactgctctactgcatgagttaaaagcttctagccaaggctgtagcagactcattaatctctaggtgatctaggtgccactagaggggtaCAGAGCACCTCACCCAACAGGCATGGGTTAAATAAATCAACATtagcacttaacttaaataatagCATTGTCCTTTAGCTCACATAGTTTTTCTCCTTCCCTGGTGTTTACCCCTTCATGGCTTTAATTGCCTGGAGTTCCATAGCAGATCCGCCAGTGATGGCAGCGCATAAGACTGATTCACTGCATCTCCTGGGTTCCCTCAGCCAGCCACTTTTAATCATCTAAGAGTATATGGTTGCTGTTTGTATATGGAAAACTTTGATAAGTGGTGCTACCAGTGGTGCCTTTAATTAGGGCTGCCTAATACGTCCGGTTATAAGATGTACTTttggttgcttataactttgccaaactttaaccatttgggatgCAATTTTCCATGTTGGGTGCCTGGCTCAGCCTGGATTTATTTATTAGAAAGTTTTGGATAAAATGGTTCAGCCAATTCCAGGAACAACATGAgggaaaatgcattgtttttcCACCGGGACTGagtgtgctccaggctggggctgcaggggctgagcaggaatttccctgcagctgctcctcggAGCtactgggggctgctgtggtgccacCAGGAAGATTGTCCAGTGATCTTAATGCTTCTGTTGCTGGTGCCTTGGCAGCGTGGAGGAGAAGGAAGTAGCTTTGTGGTGGAGACTTACAGAAGCTGGGGAGGGAGATGAAGACTAAGacaggagggggcagaaggggaaagGTCTTTAGCCACTGGAGAACTCTCCAGTCCAGAACATGGAATCAAACTTGGGATTCCTGAGTTTCAATgttctctgctgtcagcaaatatctgtaaaACCCACTGGTAAAAATGTGTCTCATTTTCCTTGAGTGGCTGATCTACATAGATGATgtcaacctactactgctattgGTTACTGCCTTAGGTCAAATGGCAGAGGTTTGTGTTGTAGATCTAACAGTTCCAAACCTATTGATGAAACATGTGAAGGTTATtatggttccacatgatggaatttctgtgtttttttcagtatgcttttttaaaaacgtaGGAAGCTACAAAAAAGTTACAGCCAAGATTGAAacatcaagcactcaaaaattaggtttcagagtagcagctgtgttagtctgtattcgcaaaaagaaaaggagtccttgtggcaccttagagactaaccaatttatttgagcataagctttcgtgagctacagctcacttcatcggatgcattcagtggaaaatacagtggggagatttatatacacagagaacttgaaacaatgggtgtgatcactctccttacagtgtgtatgataacacccattgtttcgtgttctctgtgtatataaatctccccactgtattttccactgaatgcatccgatgaagtgagctgtagctcacgaaagcttatgctcaaataaattggttagtctctaaggtgccacaagtactccctttcttttttcagaaattaGGAAAAGCCAGAATTGAGGTTGCAAATCTTAATTAGGCCCCCTTGTGCATTATGATATATAGCAGAGAAGTTTTATGGTATGTTACTTCTGCATCATGAGGCAGGAGACCCAAATTATGGACAAGATTGTGGGCTTTAAGCTGTTGCCCTTAGTTGGGCGGAGTGGAAGGGCAGGACATTGGAGGCTGCTCCTGGGGTGACTGTGCTCCTGTTTTAGGCACAATGTCTCCAGGAATGGTTGGGCAGCTCAGGCCTGAGTATGTCTGCTATTCCCTTTTACAGGTCCCAAGCTGAGTTCCCCATTATACCCACCCACCTTTGCTAGTGGGCAGTAGGGGGACCCGTTGAAGGATCTAGTGCTGCAGCTCACACCCGACTCCCCTGGTTCTTACACACTAAAAGCCAAAAGACTGTGATTTTTGCCTGATCCCTTAAGCCCTCCCTTTCCCTGCGAGAAGTGGGTACAGGCTAGCCCTGCACTGATATATCTTATAAATGGCTCAGGTTAAGGGACTACTAGATAATGATGCTCCTGTTGTTACAGGAAATATTTGAGGGATTTCCTCTCATTATACCATAGTGGTGAGGATGTTTTTGGAGGAGGACACCCCCTCCTGCAGGACACAGAAGCTCACCTAGGTTGTTACTTTCCAAAAATTATTATACCTGTTCCCATAATGAAAGAACAAAAGGGCATTTAATGAAGTTAAAAGGcaatcatttaaaatgtattaacagAAATATCCATTCCATAACATATAATTAGTCTGCAGAAATCACTGCAGATGGAAATGGAGAACTTAATAAGACAAATaaaaggatagatagatagatagatagatagatttatacttatttaccatttgtattgcaggagcacccaaaggccccagtgaggatcagggccccattatgcgaACCACTGTACAAACCCATTAATCCTTTTCCCCCCATTGCTGAAGCCCCTTGTCATTGTTTGTGAATCACTGGCAAACCAATTTTGAATATTCCAGCTCCCTGTAAAAAATCTGCAGAGCCATTTCCTTATATcatccttcaaatctctccttaaaactcaTCTCTGCTGCGGTGCTTATAAATCACTCAACAGTGGCTGAGCTGTTGGTATAATGAGACTGTTGCTTATTACACTAGTCAGAACATCCCTCTGTTACCATGGGCTTCTCCCCAtctaatttctgcatcaagccatAACTTCTGCTTAAGCTGTAAAATAGCTTGTAAAAATATATCCAGTCTTGACTCAGACTgcgagtgatggagaatctaccacgtgGCGAGGTGAGCTGTTCCAAGTGTCAGTTACCTTTCCTCATAaatttgtaccttatttctagtctgaatttgtgtagcttcagcaGCCAGCcgctggttcttgttatgcctttttctgctagattaaagaactgTTTGCTATCAGCCATCTCTTCTCCATGTAGTTACTTGTAGAGTCTGATTGTCACCTTTTCCACTGTTTGTTATAGTCATCAGTggctcttgtcttatatttagcttgtaagCGCTTTGAgatagggactgtcttttcattctAGATACatttacagtgcttagcacaatggagtctgATTCCACATTGGGGTCTTTGggcactactacaatacaaataataacaacagtAAAGCTGAAGTGTGTATGCACCAGCTGTCAGAGTAGGGAAGGCTAAGGCCAGACTCTTGGGATCTCAGCTCACAGTCAGGGATGCAGTAGTGAGTCAGCGGCAGAGTAGCAAGTGGAAGGATAGTGGAGCTAAGTGGTGCCAGTCAGATGCCTCTTATTGTCTTAGCTGGCCAAGGAATCAAGGACTCAGGAGTGGGAACAAAGCCAGAATACATCCTACGGGGCTAGAAGGGAGTGTCTGTCTAGCCTGAGTGTTGTGCTGGGAGGAACCGTCTGAAattctgctggggggggggggtgagggactAGACTGGAGGAACAGCTGTGTCTGGGGTGCACCAGTAATTCTGGTGGACCTGAGTCCCATTTAGCTTATTTCACCTGTTGTGATTTAGCACGTACTGCAGAGCAACTGAACACACGGCCATGTCTCAGGTTGTGACCTGTTGCCATGTCCATCCAATGCTTTGTCAGATCAAAGGCAATTACTTAAAATCAGATTAAATTCCTTAAATTTAGTAAAGCACCTTAACAATGTAGAATGATCTCATTATGAGTCTTACTAAATGTAAACTGAAAGGTATTGATGAAAATACTTTATTGCTCAGTTCTAGTTACAGGCTACTGCTAGCAAGGAACTGGACTAGAAAAACATTTCTAAATCAGTTTATCCTGGCTAACGAAAACTGCAGTACATCAGAAACAACAATTAATGTACAAGGCATGGAGATTAATTGAGATACCCTCACAGTTTGTTTGCCCTGTCatgtttgtaatttttgaggGACAAATTCTCCCTGGCCTGTGGGTGGGTGGAGAGAGCACAGAGAGCCTTTCCATCTCTGGTGTGTAACTCACTAGAGGATGTGGGTTATAGGTCCCCCTCAGTGATGCCCTGCAGAAgatgtgagtctgttacagccccagctagAGAGACTTGGCTTTAGCTCAACCTGTAACAGGTTTCACTTCTAGATGTAGGTACCCTGTTCACTCCCTGGTATGTTGgacaagatggcagctgtcacatcAGCTCTGTACAAGGGTCAGGGACAGCCCCAGTCCCTGCATTTAGGGGAGCACAGAGATTTCTCCCTCCACGCACCCATGGAAAAGCCCATCaccagagggaggaaggagaggcaggACCCTGGCACTGTCCTCACATGAACAGCCACAGGAAAGGGGCTAGGCTGTGCCACCCTAGAGGATGGTATACTCCAGGAAACTGGAGCAGTGATTTGCTCTACTTGGAGTGGGGTAGTGCAACTTTGTCCCACTCCACTCTACACTTATTATTGTGGCTAAATGTTCCAAATCTGGCCTTGGGATAGATACTAGTTTATATAAACACTCCAATATATTAACATTCTTGCTAGATGAGGCTGCTTCTGTGATGGGGTCAATCAATCATACGCTAAGCACAGGGATTCTGTAGGTCAAGCCCTATTTCTGTATTGGGAGGATTGGACTGTCAGTGGTTGCGTGCTTTGTGCCTTTCCATCTGCTCAGCTTCCACTTAAGGGCTGTTATTCACGGATCATAGTGATTGCCCTTTTCAGCACGTAAATTGTTGCTTACCCCACATCTGTTAGCACAACATCCAGCTCCACCTGCACCCAGCATCATAAATGCTGGCAAAATAACCTGTAAGTTAAGCACATATTGAATTAATGCGCGAGGTCTCCATACACTCAGCATTAGTTGGACAACGTGTGAATTAAGTGGGATCATAGGATGAAGCTACTTTAGCTTCTCCTGGCTCTTCACTGTGTGGTACACCAATGGAGACTCTCTTGCACATTGGCAGAGTGACTTTAGGTAGCTCTATGGTATTCCAACtgactctaagggcttgtctacactacccgctggattggtgggcagcgatcgatccagcgggggtcgatttatcgcgtctagtctagaagcaataaatcgaccaccgagcgctctcctgtcgactctggtactccaccggagcgagaggcgcaggtggagtcgacaggggagcatcagcagttgactcaccgcaCTGAAGACACTGCAGTGAGTAGACACTGCAGTGaggtcctccccctccccacctcttcctgcccctgctccacccatgcccctcctctttcctgcctctttccatcccctcccccaagcgctccccttccccttccttcccctccctcctagcacgttattcacgtagctgaagttgcgtaacttaaatcgatcccccgcccccagtgtagaccaggcctaaggaagTTCAGTGCAGTATTAAGGGGACTGAAGGGCAGATTTGCAGCTAGTGTAAAccaatgtagctccattgacttcagtggatttacaccagtttacaccagttgagaatctggtcctaaacTAGAGTGCGGGGCTTTAAATTGCACCATTTTACTCATCATCCCTGAATTTGACCTTTTGTGTTAGACCACAGGAAGGTGCAAACAACACAATTCAGGATGTCCTATCACGCCACATAGGGTCTccctagaccagcggttctcaaactttagtaatCCGAGGAtcccaattttgatttaaaattttgctgGGGACCCCCAAGTCCCCCGCTcagccccaagcactgcccccagtCCACAGCTTCCCCCAaggtcctccccctccccacctcttcctgcccctgctccacccatgcccctcctctttcctgcctctttccatcccctcccccaagcgctccccttccccttccttcccctccctcctagcACCTCCTGGACGCCAGAGGGGAACGGCTGTTCcccggtgtgcaggaggtgctgggagggagggggaagagttgagggaggagttgatcagcggggcccatagaccccctggagtaccctcgtggacccccagtttgagaaacgctgccctAGACAACACAGGTTGGAGAACTACatggtctgtctgtgtccagtAACCAGAATAAAGAATCCCCCTTTATGTTCATAAAATAGCTGAGTCCACTGTCGTTTGTGTAGCTCTTTCATGCAGGAACATGGGAGAGAAAAGCATTTCACTGGGGCTGTCTAGCAAGGGAATGGAAGGCAGGATGGACTCGGGGGCAGGTGGAGTACTTGAAACTACTAttacctctctttttttttaaactgactagatttcaacctgacagtatccctttaacaGCTCATCACAACACTTCCACAAGTGCTATGGGCAGAAAGCGAAGAATATAACGTCCATTGTAACTGAACCTCAGTGGGGAATTTATGTGAGCAGAATGAAAATACTTCTGTTGGAATTTGGCTAGGACATTGGGATTTAAAAAATCCTCCTGTTGCGAAAAGTGCAATGAGGTAGTCAACAGTGCAACCCCAGCAACACAGTGTCCTCTAGTACCCTCCTCAGGCATTTTAGAGTATTGACTGAGAGGCAAGAGTGCCATCTACTGAATCAGCAGCCCTGCTTCCCTCACTACCCTCCTTTTCCTTGAAGGCCTCCTGTCCAGTCTGTGAGTGGGCTATTTTGTCTCAGCTTGGAGCAAGTTCATTTGTTTGGAGTGCAGGGCTTGTTTGGTGCGTCTTGCTTTTCTGAGCATCTGTATCTTCCTGCCTTTTGAGGTTAGAATGAAAATTTGCCAGTACGCTGGCATCAGTGAGGTGGGGGTCTATGTGTTGCGGGGTCTCAGTCACTTCCCAATGGTGCCATTCTACGTTTGCAGCATCGAGTACTCGTAACAAATGAGTCATTCTTCCTTTCCTTAAATGTCTGAATTTGCAAACTAAGGAAATTGAGGGGTTTTAAGCAAAATAAAGGTCTGTGTTCTGTTTTTATAAGGGCATGTCTTTTAAAAAGCAGCCATGGAAGACAAGGAGAGAGCAAGGTTGAAATGAGCCAAAGCTGGCTACTAAATGGGAAGGTTGTGTGCTGTCATGGTACACAGGAgcctggattcagttcccagtGTGAGACTGACTTTCtatgtgaccttgaacaagttgTTTAATTTCTTCATGTTTCAGTTCCCTTGCTGTCACGTGGGGATAATACTCCCCTTCTCCCACACTTTGTCTATTCACACCTCTTTCTCAGTCTATCACATAATTTCATGGAAAACATATACACTTAACAGCACTGTTTTGCTGATCAATAACTACTCGTAGTGCGGTTGTCAGCGTTTTGGAGATCAATGCAAACgcctcttcccctctctgtgtccACTTTTGATGCGCACCATCCTGGCCACAGCCTAGCCTTATTAGAGCCCTCAAGAGAAGTCATGTTCTGAATGTGACACAGGGCTCTCATGCTGAACATTAGTCTTTTCTTTCATTGAAAGCCAGTGGCCCCTGGGCTTGGAATGGTATGAATTTTTCACAGGTACCTGTGGTACAGTTTTAATCTTTGTTCAGACTCCCTGTTCATACATCCAGAACTCAGCATGAGGGATAGGCCTATGGAGTAGGTGGACGGTACACAAGAAGAGCCAGGCAAGCTATTCATAGCAGACAATTTActcatttttctgtttgtgagaTATGGACCTGATCCAAGCCTATTATACTtaataggagtttttccattaagttcagtgggttttggatcagggccttaccgAGAACAGACTTTGATTTTTATGGATTTGTTGTTCATAAATATTCAGTGAGGAGTACATTTCATCTCCTCCTTTATGTGAGGAGATGACAGCCTATTTAGTGTGTATGGTCTATTCACTTAGACTCTTTACTGTTCGTTATTTGTGGTATATGATTCATCACCTCAGTTGCATGGCTTTTTTTCCTGCTCCTTGATTGCATGACTGAATATGTAAAGACAAGGACAAGCACTTCATACAATCTATTCAAACACAATGCATATACAACTGTGGGAATTCACACAAAGAACAGGCATTCCCCAAACATGCATGTGGACAAATAGCTGGTCATACACATGTTCACAGAAAAATGACCAAAAGTAAAAAAAGTTCAACCATTTTCATAACAGCTATTTGGAATTCAAACAGTGCTCACAAAATAGAGGAGCAGTTCAGCACTACTTGATTTTGACAACAGCTCCAATAAGGGCAAGCCCAAACAAGCTTCCGTGCCTCATGAAAGGTGAGAATAAAATCAATGGAAGGAGCAACAAGGCAACACAACTCAATAAATGTGAGAACTTACAACCTAACGCTGAATTTACACATTGAGCCTGAAagaaacttgtgtgtgtgttcactacATAAATAATGAAAAGCCAACATTTTTGTTTCCTCTAATATTTGTAATTTGGAATTTCTTTGGACACCAGGATTTTCATAAAGAAGTTATATTTCTTTCTATAGGTGATTTCCCCTTTGCCCTCTGGAAAGATGCCTTCTCAGTTTTAGACCCCAGATAGTTTTAAACTTTTTCCCACAGATAagttgtgtcatctacaaatgtAAAGGCAGCCCCCATGGATTGTTATTTGGAATTGATAGAGGCATTGATAAGCTTTAAAAAgttgaaataattaaaacaacaacaacaacgacaAAACTTCTCTCTTACCAGTATCCCAGCTCCAAGAATGCCATGGAAAAACCAGACCAAATCAGTTATCTTGTCGGGCTCTATAGCATTTCCATTGGGGAAGTACAGGAGAAGATTGGAGATTATGGCACATACAGCTAATGGGAATAACACAACCCCAATGCACTTTGAACACTTTCCAGTGCACATTGTAGCTCACCCCTGTGGAAAGAAATGAGAGAGGAAAGTATGGGTCGTGGCACAGTTTAAAAAACAGTGAGACTTGACAAGGCAATCGTTTTCTTTCTTTGTTGGAGAGAACTGTAAAGTATGTGACACTTGTTATGAAGCAAGATATTTTCAATTAACCATTTATTTAAGAAAGGCTCTACTATATAGAGTTGTTCGCCTCCAGTTCAAAACTGGCCCTGGTTAGTAGTAAACAAATATTGGTTGCTCAGTGTCCTGTGTGAAATGGCTGTgtcctatgtgaaatgaattg
The Eretmochelys imbricata isolate rEreImb1 chromosome 1, rEreImb1.hap1, whole genome shotgun sequence DNA segment above includes these coding regions:
- the LOC144257472 gene encoding transmembrane 4 L6 family member 1-like, producing the protein MCTGKCSKCIGVVLFPLAVCAIISNLLLYFPNGNAIEPDKITDLVWFFHGILGAGILVILPAFMMLGAGGAGCCANRCGMLLSVLLAVLGAAGGVYCMVISSLGLISGPLCDTGDGVYIYPFRNDTLTDNYLFNQTTWSICKEPENIIMWNIVLFSLLLGIGTIEAFLCFIQVINGLIGFICGTCMRKRKTHIAGM